TTGTGTAAGATTCATTCAAATAGTAAGTAATAAGAGCCAAAAGCCCATTCATGAGTTGTTCACAGGTAAACAAATGGACCTTAATATAGTAAATTTTAGAGTAAATTTTAGAATAGAAAATTAATTATATCCGTTCATTTTTTCACTACTATATTCTTCCATTACTACATTCATGCATTCAGTAtacttatattatatattaaatatatcgaTCGATCTCCTCATTTTACTTTTTTTTCCTTATAAATTACATTTTTTCCTTAACCTCCGTCTCAAATTATTCGTATAAAATCAATGGAACGGACACAATATTTTCCGCCAAGATTGCATTGCTTAattaatttttcttaatcaggTGGGAAATTCCTACATCGACTAATTGAGTTGTTACTCTAGCTAAAAAACACTACAAAGCAACGGTACGGGCAGAATATATTCTGGCCGAAATTGTatatgataactcctggtggcggggccgctccttcgacgccgtcctggatccttcgccgctgtaaatgtgtagctgtggtggggtacctacaaaacaacaccggaaggggggtttgggtcccgcggcgcctccggtgtgagaataagaactcgcttttgaggaagatgaagatagaaggGAATGAGAGttggctgtgtgtgtatatgagtgtgaaagaatgattaaccccaaaacctcacctttttgggctatttatagcccaagggtagggttttggggttagTACCTTTAGATCATAaccattggttctgggagcggaggacacctggctggagtggatgctttacacatgtcagcgcgggactggttgaggaatgttctgaggatcctctaacacgtgccctgattattcccatgattgatgtgtgacagtcGCCCCCATCACATGTctgggccaacgtctcacgtgcCGGGATCTACCAAGGTTAGGCTTGCGGGACTGAGCTGGTTAGGAGTGGTAGTGTGCGGGACCACTCCTTCCAGGAGCTGCGTGGAGCTAGGAGCCTAGGAGTAGCCCTCTCAGGAGCtatatggagttaggagcctaggagtagtccttcTCGGAGCTGTATAGAGTTGAAagcctaggagtagtcctcccaggagctatatgtactatcatgtgccccccactcccttatgcagattttatTGGATGGGGGGGTGAATTTGGGTTTGTTTGTAGAACATGAGCTTTTGATTGTTTTGTTAggagaatttgagcttttcttgcccccagtccggattgcgctgagttcggcgaatcaggactaaggtgttTGCCATTGGAAGGAGTTatgcttttcttgcccccagtccggattgctggaattcggcgaatcaggactaaggtggttgtctttagcaggagttgagcttttcttgccccccagtccggattgcgtcgagttcggcgaatcaggactaaggtggttgtctttggaaggagttgagcttttcttgccccccagtccggattgcgatGAGTTCGGctaatcaggactaaggtggttgtctttggaaggagttgagtttttcttgccccccagtcgGGATTGCGATGAGTTCGGctaatcaggactaaggtggttgtctttagcaggagttgagcttttcttgcctcccagtccggattgcgctgagtttggcgaatcaggactaaggtggttgtctttggaaggagttgagtttttcttgccccccagtccggattgcgatgagttcggcgaatcaggactaatgtggttgtctttggaaggagttgagctttccttaccccccagtccggattgcgatGAGTTCGActaatcaggactaaggtggttgtctttggaaggagttgagcttttcttgccccccagtccggattgcgatGAGTTCGGctaatcaggactaaggtggttgtctttagcaggagttgagcttttcttgctcCCCAGTCCGGTTTGCGGCGAGCGAAGTAGTCCGGACTCGGAAGTCTAAACGGTTTTGGGGAATTTCCCcccaattatttgaattattacaGCTGTTGGAGATGTGGAGAGACGTGCCGTAATTATGATTGGCATTAAACACCGCGTGAGATGAGTGGTTGGGATTGTGCCACGTGGTGTGGCTGTTGGGTTTTTTACTGCCTCTATAAAAGGAGGCCCTGCcttcttatttttattttttaccTTTCTCTGATTTTCTCctctttttctctcttttctttggagCTTTTCCGATGTTCGTTGCAGAAGTTCGAAATTCACGGCTGTTGTTCGGGTTTTCTCAATCTCTCCGTAATCTCTAATTTTAAAGCTTTCTtctttgtttttttgtttttctcCTTAGTATTTGGCTCGATATTGTTGGGTTTGGATTGCTTTTGTTTATGTCTATGTGGGTTGTTTATTTTGTTGTGTTTTGTTTTTGGTTGAATGTTCTTGTGTATATCTGTATGTATATAGTTTTTTGGCATAttttggtgttttgattttgttcAATCGTGTTTCTGGGGTTAGGGTTTTTTGTTTGGGTCCGGACTTGGTTAACTAGTCCGGACTTGGAGATTTTGTTTTTTGGAATTTGTAATTTGCTGTTTCTGTGTTATTTAGGCCTTTGGGTTCGGGGTAATAGGCTAGGTTTGAGTCCGGAGTGGTTGTTTTGTGTTGGGTTTCTGTTCTTGTCTTTTGGGCTTGGGTTTCCGGACTGTTTGTTTTTGACTTGTAATAAAATTGAACATAGGGTAGTCCGGACCATATAGCTTTCAAAATAAACTGTAGGGTTTTTAGACTAACCTTTATCacttgttttaggtttatggtccggactaaGGCGCGTGCCAAAGCTTACATAACTTGCTATTCGGGGCCATCTGGTTCGGATCTTGAGTCTTCTGTTGATTCTGAACGAGCTGGGATGGGGAAGAAGGCTTCCACTTCGGACTCTGAAGCCATAACGAAGCTTTCAGTTGCTAAGATTTCTTCCAGAAAAATACCTTGCAATCCGGAGGGTCTGTGGGTGGAGAATCTGGGGTACTTTGTTAGTAAGAGTGAGGAGATAGAAGATAGCTTTTATTATAGGAGTATTAAGTCCGAGTACGCTAGGCAGCCTAATGCCGGTCCGGGGCCTTATAATAGGGAAGCTTTCGATAGGAAGTTTGCGGATAGCATAGTGTCAAAGGAGCACTATGAGCTCAAGGATGAGTACGCTGCTTTAGATCATGCGGCTCAGGATTCTGCAGTCCGGACCGCTTTTCAACTAGACCCCCAGATCGAGCGGAGATGGCCGACTCCGGATGAGCGGGTTCATCATAGGCCGGCTGATGGGTTTGTTCCAGTATGGCTGGAGCATCTACGGTCTGGATGGAATCCATATTGGCATTTGTTCCTGAAGCATCTGTGCAAGTACGTGTACAAGCTCTCTCCGATGCAGATAACACCTAATGGTATAAAGTGGATGACCTGGTTTATTGCCACTTGCAATCAGTTCAAGGTGCAGCCCACGTTCAAGCTATGGCATCATATCTTTCACCTGGTACGGTCCAGTCAGTTTCCTCTCTATGAACTTCGGTTCCGGGCTCCTGAGTGCGGGTATGGTGGCTCCTACAGGCCTGTAATCCAGCAATCTTCTTTGAAGTACTGGAATGGAGAGTTGATCATGCTCCGGGGTTTAGACTTATACTATCTTCCCTATATTGCTCGGATGGAGTCCGGACTCGCTTCCGTAGGGATGTACTCCGGGGTGAAGCTATCCGGTTGATGTTTGCGTTTTGTGAGTGTCTGGGTTTTCAAATGACCCGGGACACTTTCATGAatcatagaactatgcatagacTAGGGTGTAAGTAGTTTTCCTTTTTGTCCGGACTTCTTATATGTTTCTTATCTGTCTTCATCTGCCTTGATTCTTTATTggttttgacttgtgtttttgcTTTGTTCCTTTGCAGGTTTGCCGCACTATAATCCGGATATGTCATCTTCGGAATACAGTAATGCATTAAAAGGTCTTGGCAAAGCATTCAAGTTGCCAAAGAAAACTGCTGGTGCTGGGTCCGGATCCAATGCCTCTGTGGAGGAAGGATCCCAGAGTAATGTGGCTCCGAGGCCAGAACCCGAAGTTGACGTGAACCAGTCTACTCCGGAGCACAATGTTGAGCTAGATATCGGCAATGAGTTTGATAATCTTGAGGATCTTGGCCCTATTGGTGAAATTCCGGATGTTGAGACTGGACGGAAGAGGAGGAGGCTCCGGACTTTTGGGACAAAACCTCCCCGGGCTGGAAAACTTTGAAGCTGGCTCTGGGTCCGGGGCTGGTAAAGGAAAAACTGTTGACAAAGAGAGTCCGGATGCACGTGGTCCGGGGCTGGAGGAAAAAGTTGCTCGGTTCATGGCTGAGATTCCCACTCAAGCCGACTGGAGGAGGATGAATCAGTCCGAATTTGATGCAACAATGAAGGAGTGTTCCCGGCTCTGGGGTCAGGTATTTCTTCTTCTTGTTCTCGTTTCTTGTGTTGTTTCaccttagaatatttttctaagtttcTCTATTTTTTGCAGCTTGGTGGGTATATGGCCGGATCAGCCTCTCTGGCCTACAATGATCTCAAAAATTCCCAGACTGCCATTATTGATAAGGACTCTGAGATTGGCCGGCTCCGGGACCAGATCATTGTTAAAGACACTTCTCTCTCCGGACTGAACCAGCAGCTTGATGATGTCAGGACCCGGGCTCAGCATGCTGAAAAAGAAGCTTCAGATCTGAAATCCGAACTGGCTGAGCTCCGGAGGCAGATGTCTGATGTGCGTCCGGAGGCCGAGGTTATTGAGGAGTTCAAAAGGTCTGAGGAGTATGATAAAGCTCTTGCTAATGCTGGTGCTCCGGAGATAGCTCGTTGATGGTTGGTTGCTGAACGACATATCAAGACCAATCCAGAGGCCGATTAGGACAGCTTCGTCACAGAGTTTATTAAGGCCAAGGAAGATATTGAGCTCAGATTAGGGGAGCCAGAGCCGTTCGACGGGCCCTGCCCCAGCTTCCTGCCTCCTAGTGCTCCGGAGTCCTGCTTTATCTTTGATTTGTAACTTTGCTACTGATTTAAGACTTTtgataaatttgatttttttaatattcgTACTTTGCTCCGGGCTCGTTTGAATCCGGTAAATTTTTAATGTTTGCTATTATTTTGCTTTGTTTTTGTAGTTTgtttttgccttagaatatttttccaagTAAAAATTGTTGCACTAGTCCTGACTAATTGCTTGTCCGGATTAGTGGTTAGGTTTTTTACTTGGCAAGTTTATTCAAAGTAAAGGTGGTTGCGCTAGTCCTGACTGGTAGCATGTCCGGACCAGTGGTTAGCTTTTTTACTTAGAAGATTTATTCCAAATAAAATGGTTGTACTAGTCCAGACTAATAGGTTTGTTCGGACTAGTAGTTAGTTTTTTCACTTAGAAAATTCTTTCTAAGTGAAATGGTTGCACTAGTCCTGAATTAATAGTTTGTCCGGACTAGTTGTGGCTTTTGGCTTAGAAAGTTAATTCTAAGTATAGATgattgctctagtcctgactaatagcttgtccggactagtggtggcttttagttagaaaattaattctaagtaaaaatggttgctctagtcctgactaatagcttgtccggactagtgatgACTTTttgttagaaaattaattctaagtaaaaatggttgctctagtcctgactaatagcttgtccggactagtggttagtTTTGAAGAGAATGTAAAGGGGGAAAAGCTTTTCATTAATCATTCATACAAAATAGAAGGATAATCaaattggttgcttgccatattgGCTACAAGATTTTTGCTTGCTTTGTTTGTTCTCCTGctggtagaattttcttagccttagtccatgccaagtgtttgggacttctgagccatccatgttcaggagcttgtaggttcctggcctgaggacttctttgatcttgtatggtccttcccatttgggcattagcTTTCCAGTGTTTGTGGGATCTGATGCTTCAGTGTTTCGAAGAACTACgtctccaacttggaagtttttgactcttgACTTCTTACTGAAGTGCTCTCTTATTTTCTCCATGTATTTTTTCATCCTTTCTACAGCTTGGTCCTGGACCTCATCAATTAGCACCATGTTTGTTCTGAGTCCTTCTTCATTTGCTTCTTCttcaaagtttattgctctgtgGGAAGGAGAGTCCACTTCAATAGGAAGCATTGCTTATGTTCCATAAGCTAGTTTGAATGGAATTTCTCTGGTGCTTGTCCTTGGGCTTGTCATGTAGGACCAAAGTACACTTTGTAGTTCTTCTGACCATttgcttttgctttctttgagtctTTTCTCGATACCTCGGAGCAGGATTCTGTTAGTTACTTCTACGTGGccatttccttggggatatgccACTGATAATTTTTTATGCTTGATCCCGCGCTCCTGGAGGTAGGACTCGAACTCTGATCCAATGAATTGGGGatcattgtctgatactaggactcgcggtatcccgaacctcatcaaaattttttccataaactttatgcagtctTGTTGATTGATTGTCCTCATTGCTTTTGCTTCAACCCATTTTGTCATGTAATCAATAGAGACACCTGAGGTCTCCTTTGGCCCGGGGGAAGGGTCCCATGATGTCAATACCCAAACAGCGAAGGGGATCGGTGACAGGACTGAGGATGGTAGGACAGGGTTGATTCGGGACACATTGCTGAAAAGCTGGCATTCTTTGCACTTCTTGACGAATTCTATTGCATCCTGATGAattgttggccagtagtagccttgtcttataatcttatgagctagggcctttgcagacatgtggtctccgcatatcccttcatgcacttctgccaaatagtactttgcttcttctgggccAATACATTTCAGGATAGGAGATGAGAAGGTCATGCAGTAGAGTATTCCttcttcgaggaagaacttggctgcttttgctttcaTTCTTTGAGCTTTTCCTTTGTCTTCCGGGAGCTCTCCATTCTCCAAGTATTTGATGAAGGGAGTCATCCAGTTGTGGCTGCTTTCTATCTCCAAGACCTCTCCGGATTCAATGGATGGTTTGAGGAGTTCTTCGAAATAAACTGAGCAGTCTAGATCTGATGAGTTCCGGACTAATTTGGATAGGATatcttctttttcattttcttctcgACATATCTGAATGAATTGATGGCTTGGTATTGAAGCTAAGTAGCTTTGAACCAAGGCTTGATACTTTTCCAGAGTAGGGTCCTTTGCTATGTATTCTccatttgtttgcttgaccactatctAGGAGTCGCTGCAAATTTTTAAGTCCTGGATCTTTAGAGTCCTGAAGAGCTTTAGTCCTGTGATCAATGCCTTATATTCTGCTTGATTGTTTGTTGCGGGGAAGCCGAAAGATATAGCTGTTTGTATCTTGAATCCTTCTGGACTTCTGAGAATGAGTCCGGCTCCCGACCTCTcgcttgttgaagaaccatctaccTTTAAGGTCCAGGCTCCTGGACTTATTTCCTTTTTTGGCTCCTGATCCATGTCCATTGCTTCCGGTTCTTCTTCTgggaagttgcattcgattatgaaatctgcaagAGTTTGAGCTTTGATTGCCGTCCTGGGAACGAAGCTTAAATTGAACTGGCTCAACTCCACAGCCCAATTGACAAATCTTCCCGAGACATCTGGCTTGTGAATTATTTTccttagtggttgatttgttacTACTCTGATTTCTCTCCCTTGGAAGTAGTGCCTGAGTTTTCTTGAAGTTGTGACTAAGGCAAAGGCAAACTTCTCAAATCTTGGGTATcttgtttcttcatcttttaAGACTTGGCTTACATAGTAAACCGGTTGTTGTTTTCCATTCTCTTCTCTGATTAGGGCAGCTCCTACAGCTTGTGCTCCTGCTGacaagtataagtagagaggctctcCTGGTTGAGCCTTAGTTAGGACCGGTGGCTGAGAGAGGTAGGACTTAATTTCTTTGAATGCCTTTTGGCACTCCGGACTCCAGTTCACCTctttcttgttggttgctcctttgagtaaatcaaagaatgataggcacctctctgctagttttgagactaatctcctgagtgctgctagggatcctgctagcttctgTACATCTTTTTGTGTCCCGGGAGCtttcatctcctggattgcttttattttctccggattcgcttctatgcctctgttgctgatcatgaatcctaggaaCTTGCTTGCTCCTACTCCGAAGGTGCATTTCTCTGGATTCAGCTTGAGTTGGTTCTTCCTTAGGTTCTCAAAGCATTCCTTCAGATCTTCCACATGCCCTGGTATAGTTGTTGATTTGGAAATCATGTCATCGATATAGCACTCCAAGTTCCTCCCAACctgggacttgaatatcttgttcattgCTCTTTGGTAGATGGATCATGTGTTGGTAAGCCCGAAGGATAACATCACATAAGCGtagactgctctgtgagttatgaatgtTGTCTTGAGGATGTCCTTTGGGTTCATCTTTATCTGGTTATATCCGgagaaggcgtccatgaaacttagcatgatGTGTCCGGAGGTGGCATCTATCAGTTGATCAATATTTGGGAGAGGATACAggtccttcgggcatgcatcattcagatcagtgtagtccacacacattatccatttgccgttggacttcttcaccatgaccacattagctggccactccggatatttgatttctttgatgattcctgcttTGAGTAGCTTTTCCACTTCTTCGTCAATGGCTTTTTGCCTCTCCGGGATAAAGTTTCTTCTCTTCTGTTTGACTGGTTTTCTGTTGGGGTTGACATCCAAGTtgtgcattgctatggactcatgtagtcctggcatgtcccttggactccaggcaaaaaCATCTTTGTACTCCCGGAGTAAGGACACTAATCTCTCCTTGAAGGACTCCTCGAGTCCTGACCCAACTTTCACTTTTTTGCTAGAATTGCTTTCATCTACCTGGACTTCTTCTGTTTCAACTGCAGCTTCAATTTTTGCTTGCTCTTTGTTTGAAACCATTTGATGAATTCGGGCTTCAGAGTTCTTTTTTAGATTGAAGTTTGCTTGTTCAGATTCTTTGGTTGCTTGCATAGTAGGACTAGCTTGGTCTGGGACTTGATTTGTCTTGTCcactaccatgacttggttgcttgccAGTCCTTCTGGACTTGTTTTGTTTGCTTCTTCCCTTGTCCGGGGTCGGTGTTTCTTCATGCTTTGTTGCTTGCGAAGGACCGTAGCCTTCCTTTTGTTATCTTGATGGGTTTCTGCCATAACCAACCCCTGGTTGTAGCATGTTTCAGCAACTCCATAATCTCCTTTAATCTCCCCGACTCCTGTCGGGGTTGGGAATTTGatcttgagatgggagattgaagttattgcttgcatcatGGTTATAGCTGATCTGGCAATGATTCTGTTGTATGAAGAAGGAGCGTTGATCACATAAAACTTGATGACATGAGTCACTTGGTTAGGAGCAGATCCGAAAATGACTGGCAGATATAAAGTTCCTTAGATCGGGACTAAGTTGTGTCCGAAGCCATATAGTGGGTCCTCCCGGCATTCATTTGAGCGGACGCTCCCTAACTGCATTCTATCCACTGTGTGCTTCAAGAGAATATTTTTTGAGGAgccattgtctatgagcattcttcttacttcattatcaaagatgtcCAGAGTGACAACTAAAGCTGCATTGTGATGAGGGTTGACTCTTTTgtagtccttgctgctgaaggatatcaccaggTTTGGGAGTGATTGGATTGAGAGCACTTTTTCGCCGAAGTCCGGGCTCCGGGGTGGGGAGTATGATCTACCTAGGACCATATTGACTACATTCTTTCCTTTATTCTGCGCTTCCCCTCTACTGTCTCGGACTAAGTACTTGTTCATGTTCCCCTTCTTCACTTGGTCCTCgatgaagtacttgagtgataaaCAGTTCTCAGTCTTGTGGTCATGGGTCTCGTGGTAATCACACTGCCTATTGTAAGGCCTACTctccggaggagtttgcattggTTTCGGAGGATAATAAAAAGGCTTGTCTTTTACCTCTTTCAAGATTTCCTCCCGggtcatgttgagaggagtccagtccgGCTCCTACTTTGGCTCTCGGGGTTGCTTCGTGGGTCCTGGGTCGCTGCTCGACTCCTTCTTAGGACCAAGTCTTTGGAAAACTGGAGTAGTTTGTCTTTCTTGGCTTTGGTTACTTTGCTTGAATTTCttatcctgatggtaaccccctttcgatCGGTCATCAGTGTTTTTACTCCTGGACCCTCCATTCCGGGTCATCCTCATTGCCTGGAGCACATCTGTTTCCTTAATGAATCCGGCAGCCATAGAGTAGGCTGCTGTCAGAATTTGCGGCTCCTTATTGATTAGCTCCACTATATACCTCTCATTGTGCTCTGGGTCCAAGTTTCTCCTGAAAATGCTTAAAGCTTCCCTCTCATCCAaacttgaaactttattgattgcttcctggaaccggcgcatgtatgcggagagggactcattgtcatgctgccggattgtctccaggtgacacatgtgcatttcgtgCGTTCTGTTTGCCCGAAATCTCCGAAGGAAGGAGGTTCGAAATTCCTTTCAAGAGTGGATGCTGTGGGatgggattctgctgaaccatctctAGGCCCCTCCCTTAAGAGTTGAAGCTAAGAACCTTGATTTCGTTAAGTCGTTGTAGTAATATATCTGCGCTATCTGCTCAAAGTAGTTCAAGTGCTCCTCCGGGTCTCCTAGTCCATCAAaggagtcaaagttgtaatgcTTCAAGTTCCGCTGCCGGGGAATGGCTTCCAAGGAGTAACTGAACGGAGTTAACGTTTCTCCAATTTCTACTCCTGAATCTCTGTCCATCTTTCTTTGCAATTCATAAATCATATCTTCCAGGTCCTTctgcttctcttcttcttcatcatcagaaatcagctcCGGAGTAGGATCTCTCCGGGTTCTTTTACTCCTAGACTTGGCCAATAGCTTTTCTTCTTCTAGCTGCATTCtcttttggatctttagctcaagttttgcttcttcttctttcctgatttgctcTCGGACCTCTTCCAACTTTCTCTATTTagcagcttctgcttcttttttgcttttctttccTTTAGTTCCAATTCGATCAAACACCGATCTCTTCGATTGctgggagtccccggactcctcCGGTTCCTCCTTGAGTTTGGCTTCTTCTTGGAGTCGGGTCTGCTCCTGCCTGTATAGTCTGATTGCTTCCGCTAGTTCATCACTTGTAAGGTTGGCCATGTGTTCTTCAGCTACTGGAACATTcgtgtacttgtactgattgagctctatgaggGTTCGGGCATCCCTGGTGTTTACAATTCTCTCCACTACGGGAGTGTGTAGTGGTTGCTCCTTGAATGTTTCTCTCTTGGCTCCTGGGTCAAGggcctgggagtggtccggctcctgtacctgagcactagcagatggtctcccagaggtattctttcctggtcttgccatttcTCAACAATACCAAAAACAAATAACAACAATATACTATAGAGAATATTGTTCTAAGGTTGCTTTATGAAATTTGCAGAAACTACCCAGAATAACAACAAACACTAACAAATAGCTTCCTGGGAGCAGTTTAAATAATTTCCTGGGACTACTCAATGATGTAGCATAACGCAAATGTCATATTCAAACTAGAGCAAAAACGATTAAAACCAACGATAACTCACCcaaacgtggcttaaatcaaCAGAAGGgactcacacaaacgtggcctaaaataacgagcacacacaaacgtggctgaaataaacaacattcatgcttatggaagaggttggttgcttgggttcttacaagtttgaataaatggactctttgaagagcttgttgatgaaggtgaatccaggggcaccgagacccaaggatggagagcccctccttctagcgccaaatgataactcctggtggcggggccgCTCCTTCGACGCCGTCCTGGATCTTTCGCCGCTGTAGAGGTGTAGTTGTGGTGGGGTTTCTACAAAAgaacaccggaaggggggtttgggtcccgcggcgcctccggtgtgagaataagaactCGCTTTTTGaggaagatgaagatagaaggGAATGAGAGttggttgtgtgtgtatatgagtgtgaaagaatgattaaccccaaaacctcaccttcttgggctatttatagcccaagggtagggttttggggtaAGTACCTTTATATcatagccattggttctgggagcggaggacacctggttGGAGTGGATGCTTTATACGTGTCAGCGCGGGACTGGTTGAGTAATGTTTTGAGGATCCtttgacacgtgccctgattatttccatgattgatgtgtgacagtcGCCCCCATCACGTGCctgggccaacgtctcacgtgcCGGAATCTACCAAGGTTAGGCTTGCGGGACTGAGCTGGTTAGGAGTGGTAGTGTGCAGGACCACTCCTTCCAGGAGCTGCGTGgagttaggagcctaggagtagCCATCTCAGGAGAtatatggagttaggagcctaggagtagtccttcTAGGAGCTGTATACAGTTAAAAGCCTAGAAGTAGTCCTCCCAGAAGCTATATGTACTATCAGtatacttatttaattagttTTCTTAAACATATGGTAATTTCCTACCTCAAGTAATTGAGTTGTTACTTTAGTTAAAAAAATACTACAAAGGAGAAAATTCAGAGATATGGAGGCCAAAGTACAGTAATATTGGCAGTGGATCGTCCTTGGTATATATCGGAGATGAATAAGTTAGGTGCGTGGATTGATTAAAGAAAAATCAAAAGTTTACGTATGTACAGCAAGGGTGTCAAAAACTTTGTTGATGTTACATCATTTTAGGTAAGAAATTTCATGGACAAGAAGAGACAAGATTGTA
This sequence is a window from Apium graveolens cultivar Ventura chromosome 9, ASM990537v1, whole genome shotgun sequence. Protein-coding genes within it:
- the LOC141685154 gene encoding uncharacterized protein LOC141685154, which codes for MTREEILKEVKDKPFYYPPKPMQTPPESRPYNRQCDYHETHDHKTENCLSLKYFIEDQVKKGNMNKYLVRDSRGEAQNKGKNVVNMVLGRSYSPPRSPDFGEKVLSIQSLPNLVISFSSKDYKRVNPHHNAALVVTLDIFDNEVRRMLIDNGSSKNILLKHTVDRMQLGSVRSNECREDPLYGFGHNLVPI